A part of Schistosoma mansoni strain Puerto Rico chromosome W, complete genome genomic DNA contains:
- a CDS encoding putative rna-binding protein Nova-2 [AA 29-492]: MSGSHSSSDDSSDSRKRPREKDMDPDTSPKRPNCEDNVQLKILVPSIAAGAVIGKSGEAIGRIQKDTNTKVKISKQDEFYPGKKYKVFTYDL, from the exons ATGTCCGGCAGTCACTCAAGCTCTGATGACAGCAGCGATTCCAGGAAAAGACCCCGGGAGAAAGATATGGACCCAGATACAAGTCCAAAACGTCCAAACTGTG AGGATAACGTCCAGCTGAAAATATTGGTTCCATCAATTGCTGCTGGAGCAGTTATTGGGAAGTCTGGCGAGGCCATCGGCCGAATTCAGAAAGATACTAATACAAAGGTCAAGATATCAAAACAAGATGAATTTTATCCTGGTAAGAAATATAAAGTCTTCACGTACGATCTTTAA